The DNA region TCTGATGCTGATGTTTTGTTGCATGCTATCAAAGATGCGATACTGGGAGCGTGTGCTCTCGGTGATATCGGGGATCACTTTCCAGATACGAGTGAGCAATATAAGGATGTATCCAGTTTATATTTATTAAAATGTGTGCACAAAATCATTAGTCAAGCTGGATATCAAGTTTGCAATGTGGATGCGCTAGTAATGGCGGAACAACCTAAATTAGCACCTTATAAACAAATGATGCGCGCTAATATTGCCCAAGCGTTGCAGATTGACATTGACTTTGTAAATATTAAAGCTACAACGACCGAAAAATTGGGGTTTGTTGGGCGACGTGAAGGGATGGCAGCGCAAGCAGTTGCGACTGTGTTGAAAAAATAATTTAGTGGATTTTTAGGAGGATTTTAGTAATGGAAAAAATGCGTGTACGTTTTGCCCCTAGTCCAACAGGACCATTTCATATTGGTGGAGCGCGTTCAGCACTCTTTAATTGGTTGTTGGCCAAAAAAACTGGTGGCGATTTTGTGTTACGAATTGAAGATACAGATCGAGAACGCTCTAGCCAAGAGTCGGAAGATAATATCAAAGCGGCTTTAAAATGGTTGGGCATGGACTGGAATGAAGGGATTGATGTAGGCGGTGCTTATGGCCCTTACAAACAAACTGAACGCTTAGAAACTTATCGACAATATGCGCAACAATTAGTTGCGGCAGGCAAAGCTTATTATTGCTATTGTAGTGATGAGGAATTAGAGGCGCAACGCCAAGCGTTTACTGATAAGGGGGAAACTCCACGTTATGCGGGCGTTTGCAGCAATCTAACACCAGAGCAACAAGCAGAGTTAGCGGCTCAAGGTCGTAAACCAACGATTCGCTTTAAGGTGCCAGCTAATCAAGATATCGTGATTGCCGACTTAGTACGTGGCAATGTTGTCTTTGAGTCTAATGGTATTGGTGATTTTGTAATTGTGAAATCCGATGGAATTCCTACCTATAATTTTGCGGTAGTTATCGATGATGCGTTAATGAAAATTACGCATGTAATTCGCGCTGAAGAACACCTATCTAATACGCCACGCCAAGTGTTAATATATCAAGCATTACAATTACCTTTGCCAGTTTTTGGGCATATTTCTTTAATCTTAGGCAAAGATCGTACAAAAATGAGCAAACGTCACGGGGCGACTTCGGTAGATCAATATCGTCAATTGGGCTATTTGCCACAAGCTTTGGTGAATTTCTTAGCGCTGTTAGGCTGGGCTCCAAGTGGCGAGCAAGAGTTGTTTAGTACAGCAGAATTGATTCAAGAATTTTCGATGGAACATGTTGCCAAAAATCCTGCTGTTTTTGATGTAGATAAATTAAATTGGATTAACCAACAGTATATTCGGGCTTTAAATCCGGAGGAATATTGTACTTGGAGTATGCCTTATGTAATAGCTGCGGGCTATGCAACGGAACAAGAAAGTCCAGAACGTTTAGCCTGGCTTAAAAAAGTAATTTTGATGTCACAAGAATATATAACTTATCTTAGCCAAGTGCCAGAACAAATTTCTATGTACTTTACGGATGAATTTGAATTTGAAAATGCCGAAGCACAAGCTGTGTTGCAAGAAGATACAGCGACGGCGGTGATAGAATTATTTTTAGAAAAACTACAAGCTGCGGAAACTTTGGAAGCGGCGGCGGTACAACAAGCTTTAAAAGCCACGGTAAAAGAAACTAAATTAGGCGGTAAAAAAGTATATATGCCAATTCGTGTGGCTTTAACAGGCAATATGCATGGGCCTGATTTAACCCAAATTATCCCTTTATTTGGCTTGAACAGAACAATTGAGCGCATAAATGGTAGCATGAAAAAAATATAAGCTTTCGGAGGTGCTTTGATGGCGTTAAAAGTATATAATACCTTGAGTAAACAAAAAGAAGTTTTTGAGAGTGTTCAACCAGGCAAGGTAAATATGTATGTTTGTGGAGTTACTCCTTATAATCATCCGCATATTGGTAATGCTCGCCCCTTTGTTACTTGGGATGTATTTCGCAGATATTTAGAATTTTTGGGCTATGATGTTACGCACGTACAAAATTTTACCGATGTTGATGATAAAATAATTAATAAAGCTAATGAACAAAAAAGTAGCTGGGATAAAGTATCGGGTGAATATATTCAAGCTTATTTTGAAGTTATGGATAAATTAAATGTAAAACGGGCTCATGTTTATCCTAAGGTATCTACGCATATGCAAGAAATAATTGCTATGGTAGCTACCTTAATCGAAAAAGGTTTTGCCTATGAACTTGAGGGTGATGTATATTTTAAGGTAGAAGCTTTTGCGGATTATGGTAAACTTAGTGGTCGCAGCTTAGAAGATATGCAAGCGGGAGCGCGGGTTGATGTTGATACGCGCAAACAAAACCCGATGGATTTTGCGCTGTGGAAAAGTGCTAAGCCTGGCGAACCATCTTGGTCTAGCCCTTGGGGAGCTGGTCGACCTGGTTGGCATATTGAATGTTCCGCAATGTCCACAAAATATTTTGGTGGTAGCTTTGATTTTCATGGCGGGGGTAGTGATTTGATTTTCCCACATCATGAAAATGAGATTGCACAATCCGAGGCTTGTACCGGTTGTGTGCCGTTTGTGAAATATTGGTTACATAACGGTTTTATAACAGTAAATGAAGAAAAAATGTCTAAGTCCTTAGGTAATTTCTTTTTAGTGCTTGATATTTTGCAACATTACCGTCCGGAAGTAGTGCGTTTCTTTATTTTGTCTACGCATTATCGTAGCCCGCTAGATTTTAGTGATGCCCGCTTGACAGAAAGCACTAAAAGTTTAGAACGGTTGGAAATCGCGCAAGGCAATTTGCTGGAGTTACAAACTTTAACTGGAGATTTCTTAAGCACTGAGGCACTGACTTATGAAAAAATTACCGCGGAATTGCGCCGTGAATTTTTAGCGGCCATGGATGATGATTTTAATACGGCTTTGGCAATTAGCCATTTGTTTGCTTTAGCGCGAGAAATTAATAAATACAAGCAAGAAGTTGAGAATGGGAAGCCGGTTGATGGTAAAGTGGTAGATCTATTGGCTAAAACTTGGCAACTCATGACAAGTATTATTGGGGTGTTAGAACACAACACTACGACTGTAGCCACTGAAGAACAAGATGCTTTAGGTAAATTAGTAGAAAAAATGATTGCTTGCCGGGCTCAAGCAAAATTAGAGAAAAACTATGCACAGGCAGATGCTATTCGTGATACCTTGCAGGCCGCAGGCGTTATTTTGGAAGATACTCGTCAAGGAGTACGGTGGAAAAAAGCGTGAAATTCGAACAATATAAAACTTTAAAACAGCAACTACTTACAACTATGGATTTACCACAAGTGGCTGCAGAACAACAAATTGCGACGATGCATCCTTTAGTGTTGGCGTATATTGGTGATGCTGTTTTTGCGTTGTATGTAAGGTTGCGGTTACTCGAAAGAGAAAAAAACAAGGTACGGGTTTTGCATGACGTAGGTGCTAAGATGGTTTCGGCCGTAATGCAATCACATGCTTTTGATAAACTCGCAGAAACGCTTACGGAGACCGAACAGGCTATAGCTAGAAGGGGTCGCAATGCCAAATCTACTGTGCCTAAAAGCGCCTCAGTGCGTGAGTATCGCCAAAGTACAGCGTTGGAAGCATTGTTTGGCTACTTGTTTTT from Succinispira mobilis DSM 6222 includes:
- the gltX gene encoding glutamate--tRNA ligase, with product MEKMRVRFAPSPTGPFHIGGARSALFNWLLAKKTGGDFVLRIEDTDRERSSQESEDNIKAALKWLGMDWNEGIDVGGAYGPYKQTERLETYRQYAQQLVAAGKAYYCYCSDEELEAQRQAFTDKGETPRYAGVCSNLTPEQQAELAAQGRKPTIRFKVPANQDIVIADLVRGNVVFESNGIGDFVIVKSDGIPTYNFAVVIDDALMKITHVIRAEEHLSNTPRQVLIYQALQLPLPVFGHISLILGKDRTKMSKRHGATSVDQYRQLGYLPQALVNFLALLGWAPSGEQELFSTAELIQEFSMEHVAKNPAVFDVDKLNWINQQYIRALNPEEYCTWSMPYVIAAGYATEQESPERLAWLKKVILMSQEYITYLSQVPEQISMYFTDEFEFENAEAQAVLQEDTATAVIELFLEKLQAAETLEAAAVQQALKATVKETKLGGKKVYMPIRVALTGNMHGPDLTQIIPLFGLNRTIERINGSMKKI
- the cysS gene encoding cysteine--tRNA ligase yields the protein MALKVYNTLSKQKEVFESVQPGKVNMYVCGVTPYNHPHIGNARPFVTWDVFRRYLEFLGYDVTHVQNFTDVDDKIINKANEQKSSWDKVSGEYIQAYFEVMDKLNVKRAHVYPKVSTHMQEIIAMVATLIEKGFAYELEGDVYFKVEAFADYGKLSGRSLEDMQAGARVDVDTRKQNPMDFALWKSAKPGEPSWSSPWGAGRPGWHIECSAMSTKYFGGSFDFHGGGSDLIFPHHENEIAQSEACTGCVPFVKYWLHNGFITVNEEKMSKSLGNFFLVLDILQHYRPEVVRFFILSTHYRSPLDFSDARLTESTKSLERLEIAQGNLLELQTLTGDFLSTEALTYEKITAELRREFLAAMDDDFNTALAISHLFALAREINKYKQEVENGKPVDGKVVDLLAKTWQLMTSIIGVLEHNTTTVATEEQDALGKLVEKMIACRAQAKLEKNYAQADAIRDTLQAAGVILEDTRQGVRWKKA
- a CDS encoding Mini-ribonuclease 3, with translation MEKSVKFEQYKTLKQQLLTTMDLPQVAAEQQIATMHPLVLAYIGDAVFALYVRLRLLEREKNKVRVLHDVGAKMVSAVMQSHAFDKLAETLTETEQAIARRGRNAKSTVPKSASVREYRQSTALEALFGYLFLQAEYERLDELFAQVFSAIAEKMVADEQEKNKK